The Micropterus dolomieu isolate WLL.071019.BEF.003 ecotype Adirondacks linkage group LG11, ASM2129224v1, whole genome shotgun sequence genomic interval TGATGATGGTGTTTTGGCCTGCCAGGATATGAAGGGCTCTGACGCAGGTCAGCTCACGTGGAGGACCCGGTTGTCCTGGTCACACacttaaaacacaaacacttgccGGACACTGTTTTCTTGGTCTACAGACTTATTGTTTGCTGGGCGTGTGCTTGCGTGTACACGTCCACAGCTGGTTACACAGAGCACGTCTCAGGACAGTCTCATGCTTTATGAGACTGAAATGGAGACAGGGATGATAAACCTGAGTACAAATTTTCATGTCaaaaatatttctttgtatTCAAAATGATTATTTGAACATTTCAGCTGGTTACAAATCGCCAAACTTTAACACATACTTTGTAATAAAGGCgagtatgtttgttttttctatataGGAAACAGGTAttgcaatatttaaaaaagtggacacatttaaatttaaatgaaactcAACTTTTCAAAGTGCTGCAGTTGAAAGgaaattgttttgatttttccaCAAACAACAAATGTCTTTTTCTATAGCCACCACTAAAATGTTGAGAATGAGATTGAGATTGCCCACATACAGTAGTGGCATTAAATTGCCTTTGTAATAAAGAGTGGAATTGAAAAACAGGATGTTCCAGAATCAGGAGGAGAAACATGGCCGATTATCTTGCTGTTTGCCTTGAGATTTCTCAACCAGTGACCTCttcaataaaatgtgaaatggtGACACAGTGGGTTTATGGTTGTTGACCTATTTTACAGGTACTGCAGATTGTGTGCAACATGTGTAATGTACATGCTGAAGACTGTGGTCTGTTTACCTTCCATGTGCCGCAAATGAGACATTCAGAAAGATTATTATTCACATGTCCCGGATTTACTCTACACACCAGAAGCAGTCCTCTTCTTATTTTAGATTCTACAGAAAAACCTGCAGACTAATactcaaacattttattttccattagtGCTTTCTTCACTTCTTTCTTTCAATAAGCACATAAAATAAACTAGACATTTCGAAAtgataacacatttttaatcaacaataaactttcaacattaaaacattaatacataaacattttaaagtgctTCACTATCAAAAGCGTACAGCTAAGATTTGATACTGCTGTATGGTACAGTAACATGACATCCTATCTAGTTAAATTAGGGAATGGGAAAACCTTCAAGCTCACCTTTTAGGGAATTAAGGGATAAGTCTAGTGatatctatatttttcttattgtcaacaaataccatgaaaagaccaaaatcaacAGCGAATTGATTTTACTGACAAGGCTGTGTATCCAATATCATCTTGATGGTACACTAATAGGCATGGTGTCTCTGTTGTTGCCTGTCCGGGCCGGGGTGCCAGATAGGCACTGTATAACATTAGAATGTACAAAACCTTTCACGACAATGGCATAATGCTTTATGGCACCAACacgactcttcagcaagcaagctataagaagaagcaaaagaagaagcaaaaagtatataatgtccactgtaagttctttggaagaagctagcttggTATATTCAGTATAGATTTAatggcagaggctgcgaagagaccaaagaagacGTTGTCGtaggaagctaagaagagaaaaagagaatgacCAATGCAACAGGCTGCTGGATGTTGGCGAGAGCTTCGTAAAATAAAAGGTGGTAAACTACACTGGGACACCAAATTTTACCAAATTTTACTAAAAGACAAATCTTACAAAATGTTGCTTTGAAACAACTATAACCAATATTGTACACTAACAATATATCAAAttaattatcacctgaatctgtAACTGCCCTTGGTTTGCTGGAGCTTACAGCAAATGTtcgctcattgtttagctgagCTGGTCGCAAGTTCTTTTGGTTCAGTGCTCTCTTAgccatttatttaaaaaactataTAGCATGACACGTTCTTAAAGATTTACTTCTTCAGGAGGAACCAACTGGATTTAGCTGAGATTCAGAGTGTAGGAACGTAATAGACTTAActgttttaatctttttatgTTGACGATAGGAAAAATATTATATCTCGCCAGCCTTATCGTTTAAAATGGGTCTTAATTACAGACTGATAAAATGGATACAGTGAGTATTACAGTGAGTTTGGCTTTATGGTCACTTGTAAACTTTCTATGCAACAGAGAGATTGAAAACAAGATTTTCACTAATATAAGTCATATACACAAGACACAAGACTTACAAAATACACCATTATATACAGCTAAATGCTATGCAACTGAATGGTTGTCAGCTAGGCAAAAGCTCTACTGTTTTTTTAAGAAAGAACTTAATTTTGTCTAGACAATAACCACCAAACTAACATTTCCAGCTTGAAATCCACACTTTGTTCGAAAACCCCTATTTACAACCAGGCACCTGAACTGTCTCTGTGAAAATCTGGTCTCCCAGGGCATTTGGACCCCGTTTAGTAGTTTATAGTCTGGTCCATTAGAGTCGACTCAGTTAACGTACAGGACTGTAGCCAACTGACTGGACTGGAAAAGCAAGTGGGCACAGCTGGACTTGCAGCCCAAGAGATTCACATCCATTGTGTGTAAAGAGGAGGTTAGGAGAAGAGGATTAGGCAGCACTCAATCTGTGCCACGCAGACACCACTTTCTCTGGGTGAGCCATCGTGTCTTTCCACTGCTCCACTGCTTCTGGGGTAGGGCTGTCGAATCCCAGCTGAACCTGCCAGAAACATTGGGAAGTCATTAATTCCTCAGAATGTTGTATTTAATCTCCAAACAtcttcaaattatttttaaagtcCTCTACAAAACAGTCTGTGGAATTTTTAATAGAAGAAATAACACAATCCATTTCTTGGAAAAGTTAAATTCATAGGCAATAAAATGCACCCTTACCCACTTCAATATACTCAAGTGTTTTGCTATAACCAACTTGGTCTAGTCAGTATGTTGATATTAATGATGCTGCCGATACTTGCGCAGTTATTGAAAACCTTAACATCCTGCAGTTTTAATGCCAGGAAATTTGTCAGTTTGCTTAATAATTAGCGCTTACTagcatttattgctgcttttattaatatgtattgtcagttgtagatcttgtgctgtattttatgctctgttaatgattgtatgttgttcctcaaatgtaaatcgctttggataaaagcgtctgccaaatgagtaaatgtaaatgtaataagtaCTGTATCCGTTCTGTGATGGAAAAGTCTCTGAAATAGCTTGAAATGATAAGATGCTTTTGATGAATTAGCAGCTCCTTATAGGAGAAAACAAGCAgcataagaacaattaattaGCCCCCCAAAAATGAAACAGTTAAATGAATaagataaaagtaaaaataaacttcAATTGCAGATATACAGTctgattttattaattttacatttagcCAACATTGACAAGAACATATTAAATTGCTCAGAAACATTTGAACTTCTTGCCAAAACTCTTTCTTTCCAAATCAATCTCCAGATTATGTGAAAATgatcaaaagaaaagtctggTTGTTATTTCATCACGAAAAACCTGGTGTAAGAACAACTCACCTGTCCGAGACACCGTTTCCTCCTGACTGAACTCCGGCTGTAAAGTCTGACTGACAGCGAGCAGGCGTGGTCTAACGCAGTCAGGGGGAAGTGAAAAGTCTCTGTCCACTGACACTGACCCCCCGAAGCCTTCAGGACACGAGTCTTCTTCTTAGTCACCACATGCCCCAACTGGTGCATCTCCACTTTGACAAAAAATGCTTCAGAGGAGAAACGACAGTATGATTACTCACATGAGCCACTCAAGAACAGAGTTGATTTATCTTTTTTGCTGTGACACCTACATTGGGTGAGTGGTGATGAGGATGCTGTGAGGTTTTGGGCGGCGAGGACCTTGAGTTGGATGCGTCCGTTCACTGGCTGAAAGCAGGTGGTGAGATGCAGCTCAGAGTGGCACACCTGAAAAAGGTGATTCAATTAcagcttttacattttcttttggttttctCCCAAAAAATGCATTTCTTGTGCGCAATCACGTACTTCATGCCACCCCTGCATAAGTCAGTGACCCACTTGGGCCAATTAAGTCAATACAGTCTGGACATGCTACTGTTTTCTGCATGgtaatttattttcacagatTGTGGCCAGTGAGCATCAAAGATGTCATCAGCATCAAGTAAACATGTTATCTTCCAAGATGCCATTTTCAAGTTTTGTCAAGACCGGACTGGCTCTGCAGCAGCTACAGGCTTTCAGAGTGTGACATTTTGACCTTTTATCgcagcttttcagaaaaatcaGTGTAAATTGTCAGGACAGGTGTTTGCTGTCAAAGGATTTAATTGTTGTCCCACAAGATTAAGAATTTTTAAGAAGAATGTACAAAGTGCATCAACCGTTCAAGTTTTGACATCAAACCAGCAGCTTGAGGTgcttaatatttaaatacagcACTTCACCAGGCcagttaatatatttttcaaaatgcattgtTTTCTTCCACTTGGAGTAGGGATGTCTGAGACATTACATTTGACTTTAAAACACTGTATTGTCATTTCTTACAATAGCAATTGTTCCATTCTTGAAACTTCTATTTTTCTGATGAATTTCCCTTTTTAAAACTTAATCATGACTCCAATGTTTATTGTGTAGTGATCATAGACATTATAACATTGTGTTAATCGTTTGCAATAACAGTCTGTCTGTCGGTCGGTCCACCACCTGACTGAACTATCTCCACAACTTTtagatggattggcacaaaTTTTGTTCATGGTCTTcaaaggatgaatcctactCACTTTGATAATCCCATCATCACAACCAACACTTGGTTTGTGATTGGTTTACGACCAAATACCAGACAAACTAATAACATTCTCATCAGTCTCAGCTgagtactttgtgtttagtgctaattaggaaatgttagcaagctaatACACTAAAGCTCAGCTTAGCaatgtcattgtgagcatgttagcatactgatgttagcatttaactcAAAGCACCACTATGGAGCTTCACAGAGCTGTTGGTGTGGCTGAAGACTCTTAGTGTTGTTGTACGATTCGTCTTGGGCCGCCAGCTTCCCTGCGTCTTTTCAAAATGCTGCTGATATTTTTCTTGTTCGAGAGTTCAGCTGTTTTGAACCTTAAGAGTCTCTGACAGTGATTTGGACAATTTGTTCCTTTTGTGTTCACCAGATGGGTAAAGTCACTCACTGTATCAAATTGTCCCTCTGAGAACATAATAATGATTCACTGTCTGATCTCCTAAGTGCAGAAATAGTTAACATTTTACTGTCACTGGCCAGACATGCTTCCTTTTATCAACAAACTACTCTCTGCTATTGAAATGGTTTGTGGTTTGACCTACTTTCCATGTCTTACATTTCCAGAATCTgcactctgttttttttctctacaaTAAAAGTCTGTTTCCCCAGTTTCCCTCCATAATGAATcacctttctctttttcctgtGATTATGCAACAACATAAAGTCTGACTCAACGTCAATATTACCCTGTTAGGGCCAAGAGCATGGTAGATGCCAGTGGGCTGTAATGCATCATAGGGACAGTTTTATGAGGCACACACTATGCTTTGTTCTTATTTACTGTGCACATACAAAGGTGTGATAAAAGGCAGCAGCCAACAGAGGAAATAGTGAAgaataagtaataaaaaatcTGGGATATTCCCAGACAGCAAGTTTTTCCTCTTGGCCATAACAGCTGGACAGCAGGCAAGACAATATCAGCTAATTGTTACAAACCAGAATATATTAGGTCCATTTGTGAGCAGCCATTATGAACACTGAACACCAAACGGAGCAGTGATTATTTAGGCTGGTTGACTAAACcttattaactaattaattatgGATCcctctgattttattttctttatttttctagtATTAGTTGTCACACTGCCATAATCTAACCGGGATATTCCAGCCCCAACATTGAGAACTGCAAATCTAATTTAAAGACCTACCTTTTTTCTCTGGCTTTTACCTGATCCTGtcccttattttatttatttaatttaatccattttaatttgacattgttcttgacttgacttgattcTTCTCTGCGGATTTTGGAGTCAATATCAACTTCCATTATCAAGATTTGGACtaaacacagtgaaacaaacAGGTCAAGTCTAGGACCAGAGGAACTTTAAGCCACTATGTGTATATTTTAAGTCATGCTAGCAGCATGAATGACAGTGTTTGTCTGTCAGTCTTTCGGTGCACCACTtcggtccagactgaaataagTCAAAAGGTTTTGGATGGTGAGGCGCAGGTggtgcctcacagcaagaaggtcgcgggttcaaaccccggttgccccagcctttctgtgtagagtttgcatgttctccccgtatctgcgtgggttttctctgggtgctccggcttcctcccaccatccaaacacatgcggactaggttaattggtgaccctaaaattgtccttaggtgtgagtgtgactggttgtttgtctatgtgtggccctgcgatgggttggcgacctgtccagggtgtaccctgccttttgcccaataTCAGCTGGTATTGGCTCCAgcaccctgtatgcaggataagcggttgacgatggttGATGgttttggatggattgctattAAATCTTGTCCATTCATTCATGGTACCCAGAGGATGAACCCCAAGAATCAGCTTTGAGGTCAAATGAACCCGGTTTTCGAATGTTGCACTTTAGTTTCCTGATATAACAGTAATATACAAGGGCTTTCTTAAGGAAGAACACATATAAAGAAGCAGGTTAAACGTTAATGATATTTTTCAATTGCTAAAACATACTAATGATTAAACTAAtgtaaattctttaaaaatctcTTCTGAGAGCTACTTCTGGTATAAGATAATTACTTTATTCCTTGTAATGTTGGAATTGTTCTCAAACTGTGTTACTATTTGAAACACAAGTGACAGACAATTTAATGGAAACAAAAACCAGACAACAGATCTAAGACCTAAAACTGACTTTAGCGCCACATGTCTTGATTCACAACATGAGAAGTGAACACTCACAGAGGATTTGGACGGAGGGTTTAGATGAAGCCAGTGCTCTGTCTCCTGTGGACCAAGCTGTCGCAAGGAGAGGACGCACTCCGCCACCGTACGTTTCCTGGGGTTGTATGTTTGCACCCGCAACAACAAAGCACTGCAGCGCAACTGCTGGATATGCAGTGCAAACACAAAGGTCTCTATGAAGGACACATCCTAAAGAGCAGAAGGAGCAGCAAAatccattgtttgtttttttcacaactCATTCAGGGATAATAAATCCATCCGGTAATAAATCCAACCTCCCAAGAAAAAAGTTAACTTAATAGAAATGAGTAACTATTAAGAATGTACAACATCTGTATACAAGGATCAAATTAATATTATCTTTAATAAGTCAAATCCTTACACACCTTTTCATTCATAAACCTTCTCCTAAACTCAGCAGTTTAAAACCTGTGCTACAACTCAATTTGTAAACATAAAATCTCAACCTGAAGATAACTTGTGgatcatttcagtgtttcatcaGGTTTTAGACAATGAGGCACAGCATTACCTGACAGTATTCCTTGACTGAACTCTTGAACTGTATTGGTTTGGGGATGGTGAGGATCCCTTTAAATCCAATCTTTTGTTGTTCCACTCCATCCGGAGGAAGGTTGAGGTCTGAACACTGATAacgaaagaggaaaaagaacgTTTTAGTTGAGGCAGGTCAAATCTATTTAAAGGCTAAAGAGCAAATAGGTTTGGGATAAACTGCTTTTCTTAGCAAGAAAGACATAcatttatgaataaaaaaactttatttaagcagttaagaatacattttaaggGTATTTTGTGACCCCAGTGCCCTCCTTGCTGATACAAATGTCCCAATGACTAGACAAGTGCCCTTACCAAAACCTAAACCCTAATCTCGGGTGGGAAAGAGGTGCCTCTTTTTCACGTCTCAGCATTAAAGCCTTAAAACTGTAAACATAGATTTAATCTACAATACGCTGCAGGTGTCATTGTGTTTTAGCATCAGCGGGGACAGCTCtgtttcttaaaaaaataaccTTTTCATCCCGAGTGTCCAAGCCAAAGTTAATAGAGCACTGAGAGGAGCTTTCAGAGACCTGTGTTCTGGACACACAGAGGGTCCATTGAGAAATGCTACAGAAGAGCACAATGGAGCTTGTTGTGTTCTCATGCTCCCCTCTCCTCACCACATGTAACCTTACCTGGACCAGAGTGATCCACACCTGCTCCAAAGCCTCCTGGTAGCTCACTCGGACGCACACCTTCCCCAACTCACGCTCGTCCCCTGACAGGGTGATGGAGTCTGTAACATTTGGAAATGAGACGACAGCagcacaacaggaaacaaatcATTGCATGCTATTgcatttaatataataatgaagAAATTAGCTTATGGTGTAGTTTACACCATAGCTTATTGTAGCTTATATTAGAtatacacattttcacatttatttcagtTCTTGATTGTGAATACAAATGAATTCAACTACTATGGAGTTTAGAGGGGTTTCAAAGTTGAACAAGCACTTCTCAGTGATATGTTCTACTTATATTGGGCACGAATCTGATCTTTTCTCACCGTGTCATCAAAATCTTGACaagttatatctttttttgtctcatttccAGCTCGATTCAAGCAAAATGTCACAGAAGAGCTCAAGCAGTATAGCTATACAGAGCTATGTGTGATTCTGCCTTTCAGTACATGAAAAgcagcattattgttttattactgCATAGTATATAGGACAACAAATGAAAGTAAAGGTAATAGAGGTGGCGATTAGCCATTGCAGTTACAAGACTTTTGTAACATAGGTTGCaattgaaagaaaaagaaaaatgaaaggaGATCTTTATTTTCATACAAATGATTTATCTATAACAAGGCTGCTCCTCCTTGTGGGATAATACAATCTTTATGTAAGAAAGCTTATCTCTGAAGCTCAATGGAGTACTgtagtgaaaacatttgaaagtgATTACTGTGTATGCCCTTTCATGACTGCACAATGCAGTGATCTTAATCAGACAGTAATGTCTCCATGGGATATGGGGGGGTTAAAagtcttttttgtcattttcttcttgTCTCACCAATGGCAGTGGTAGACAGAGGTTCATccaaacagaaagaaagtgtTGGGAGACAAATCTATAATTTACCCAGGCTGCTTTCAATGGAGCCAATCATGGAGGACGTGCTGCTGAGGACACTGGAGGTGGAGTCGAAGCGCTGCAGgtgaatacaaacacacatagagaTAGTCAGGACAGCATGACACGTTTATTCCCCCCCACTTAAACCCAAAACTTTCATTcaacaagagtctacagccacactAGTGGCTCTGTAAGATTATACCTGTGAGGCTTAATGTTTCACTATCTTAGCTTCGcctgctagcatgctaacaattgcTAACAATTGCTATTTTGCGctaaaaacaaagtacagctgaggctgatgagaatgtcatttgtttatgAGGTAACGTTATGTAGTCATCAgccaaagtattggacacatttttgacatgaTGATGGCGCAAGATGAGAATTCAGAGGATCAAAGTTATTCCACTTCATTCTCTGCagatcatgaatgtctgtaaaaaaaagttcatgccaatccatctaatagttgctgagacatttcactaaaaacaaaatgagaacCTCCTGGTGGATGAAGAAGAAGTAAATGGAtgaccaaagtcattaggaccTGGGGGATCATGATCTTTACAAACGACGACCAATATCACCTTACCATAAATAATATCCTCTTTAAATCCGTCTTAGCTTTGAAAATACCATCTCTCGCTGGTTCTCAATTCTTTACCTGAACTTCATTCTGGAATCCTGGGATTATttgtttagatttattgcctttcATTTCATTACTTACTACTGTTTGCTCATAATGTTACCAAGCTAAACATTTGAGCTAATTTAACTTTTGCATCCATTGCATGTTTCTCTGGATAACAAAGACATAAACAGAAGTGAAAAGTGAATTGAAACGTATCCGCGATGGTTCACAACTGGCAAGACACTTGAGTGTGTTGCTTTGAAGTTGCTCTGACGTTTATCCATGTGGGAGCGCTAAATGAGATACTTTAATGTTTATCAAGCTTTTGGGCGAGACATTAAATTAACTGCAACACAACCTCAACTATTCATGTTATGTAATAAGTAGCAGTTGACAGGCATCATACACCACATCCTTAAGAGAACAAAGAAATACGCCCAGCTTGCCCATTGTTTTCCTCATTGTATTACAGATTAAATACCACTTCGTCCAAGACAATTAACAACTGAATCACATGTAGCAAACTGATATACATTCAGGGACAGAAGCTAAACTGGAATATAAGATGAAGCTGAAATTAATCTCCAGTGACATCATTGCTTATTCCTTTCAGATCCACTTCAAAGGGACTCCATCGTTCACTTTTTGTAATAAATTGAAGATCTCCTGGGGTGTTTTGACTTTTAAGTTACTTACATCTCAATAACTTCGTTTTTAATTAAAGCAGTTTATGTGGAGTCCCAAATCAGACATAAAGTAGTTGTGCAACTGAATACatcaataaaatacacaattgAACAGTTAAATGGAC includes:
- the LOC123978809 gene encoding tandem C2 domains nuclear protein, yielding MVAAMECLKDCCKNFLTKKGKEQETQVISLKMPPKKTAALGWELNEGRRVVTEDYLLSKLPPDGREVPFVLPTFKASYIQPRGSRYPNLQSGLESSARCTYAQRKAELLGSSHFTYSPESSFHQGQMAENISPSSTHRDTLKNIKSSPQSPGWTLKKGGEQRLSSSMFDLSSSQGHMQRFDSTSSVLSSTSSMIGSIESSLDSITLSGDERELGKVCVRVSYQEALEQVWITLVQCSDLNLPPDGVEQQKIGFKGILTIPKPIQFKSSVKEYCQDVSFIETFVFALHIQQLRCSALLLRVQTYNPRKRTVAECVLSLRQLGPQETEHWLHLNPPSKSSVCHSELHLTTCFQPVNGRIQLKVLAAQNLTASSSPLTQSFFVKVEMHQLGHVVTKKKTRVLKASGGQCQWTETFHFPLTALDHACSLSVRLYSRSSVRRKRCLGQVQLGFDSPTPEAVEQWKDTMAHPEKVVSAWHRLSAA